A stretch of DNA from Terriglobia bacterium:
CCGTTTTGAACGGCATCGACGGCAATCTTCTGGAGCGCCGGGTCCAGCGACGTGTAGACGCGGAAGCCCCCATTCGTGATCTCTTCCTCGCTGAAGGTCTTCAGCAGCTCATCGCGGATATAGTCGACCAGATACGGCGCGTCGCTCGCATCCACTTTTGGCGGAATGACTTTCAGATCGGAATTCTTTGCCGCGTCGTATTCCTTGTCGTTGATGGTTCCGATGGTATGCATCGCCGCAAGCACCGTATTGCGCCGGCGCTTCACTTCATCCGGGTGTTTGACGGGCGAAAACCGTCCGTTCGGGGCCGGGATGATGCCTGCCAGTGTTGCCGCTTCCGGCAACGTGAGATTGGAGATATCCTTGCCGAAATAGGCTTCAGCCGCCTCGCCAAACCCGTTGATACTGAAAGAGCCGCGCTGACCCATGTAGGTCTGGTTGACGTACAGCGTCAAAATCTGCTGTTTGGTCAGGCGTTGCTCCAGCATCAGCGTGATGAAGATTTCGGCGACTTTGCGCCTCACGGTCCGGTCGGTCGTCAGGAAGAAGTTCCGTGCAAATTGCTGCGTGATCGTGCTGGTGCCGCTGATTCGATCGGACGAACGGACGCTGTGAATCACGGCTCCCGCCAGCCGGACGGGATCGATGCCCCAATGGGTAAAGAAATGCTGATCTTCAGCGGCTGTGAGAGCGTCGATGAACACCTTCGGCAGATCGTTGAACTCGATCACGCGCCGCTTTTCCCGCGACTGGTCGTAAAGATTCGTGACCAGCTCGGCCGGCAGCCAGGCTTCGGAAACCTCGCCAATACCGGGTTTGACGATTTTCGTCAGGGATGTCTTGGTGAAGTCGAGACGCATGGCATCGCCGATCTTCGGTTTGATCGTGACCCGGCTTCCCGAGACCTCGTATTCGCCGTCCTCGGAGCCACCCTTGTCGGAACTGTCAAAACCCGCCCGCTGAAGGCGCAAAACCGCATCATTCGGCGAGAGGTTTTGTCCGGGATAAATCCGGTACGGAGCGGCATAGATTTGCGCCGTGTTCTTGAAGATTTCGCCGCTCAGCCGCCGGTCGATGACCTTCGAGTAGTAGTTGTAGTAATAGAGGACGAGCGCCGAGGCACCGATGAAAAAGAACAGGAAAAGCGAGAGAAGAACTTTAAACAGCGGGGATCTAAAAAAGCTGGAAAATTTAGCCTTCTTCGTCGGCCGAGCTCGTACCGGCTTGCGTTCAGCCATTTGCGAATTATAACAGAGGACCTTGGTGGTTTACTGAAGGTTTGGAAGGGGGGAGGGGACTCATTGCAAGTTGCATCATTCGAGGTTTTTTCATTTTAAATTTGAATTGCAGCAACTTCCAATGATGCAATCTGCAATAAGTTCTAATTCCCCCGCAGGGTCTGCTCCCAGCCCGCGATCATATCTTCATAGCGCATCCGGAGTTCCGTATCTTTGATTTCCGTGAGGTTGGTCCGCATGGCGGCGATGGCGCTCCTCAGTGAGGAACGGAGCATTTGAAGTCCGACCTGCAGATCGGACGCAACTTTGAGGTAAATGATCGAGCGCAGATCCTCCATGACCTTCAAGGCTTCGGCCGCGCAGCTGGCAACCCGCGACGGGATCTCCGTGGCGCGAATGAGGCCATCCTGAACACCTTTTTCCCGTTCCGCGGAACCTTTGGGTAGTTTGTAGGCGGCCAGCACAAGCCCATATGCGGCAGCGTCCGCATCGACCAGTTCCAGCAGGGTTGAGGCGTAGGGCGCCAGCCGGTCGAGGGCGTCGTTGTAGCGTTCGGCGTGCTGGGTGTGGTTCTTTTTATCTTTCGTGATCCGGATCACCATTTGTCCGAGCGATGCGCCGAGCGCGCCTGCCAGGGCGGCGACGCTGCCGCCGGCCGGAGCCGGTGTTCCCGCCGCGACCTGGTCGATGAACGGCCGCAAGCTGTCGGCCATGGACGGATGCTGCGCCTGCTGCCCGGCGCTTTCAATCACCGCGTCGAGACGATTCTCGAGAATCATGTCGGGCCGGAAGTTCTCGACCCGCAGGTAATACTCGGCTGCTTGATTCAGCGCCTTCTGGGGGATCAGGCCGATGATTTCACTGCCCGCAATGCCGACGCCGTATCGTTCGGCCTCGCGCCGCACGGCTTCGAAGACGATGCCCATCGGCGTCTGTTCGTAGTCGGTGAGGTTCATGGAGACCTGCGCCAGATTTCTTTCCGCCAACAGGACGCCCATCGCTTTGACATTACGAAAACCCCCGCTGGAGTGACGGACCCGTTTCGCGATGAACTTTGCGATTCCGACATTGTTGGTGTTCAGGTTGATGTTATAGGCGATCAGCGGCTTGCGGACTCCGACCACGGTGGCGCCTGCCGTGGGATGAATCTGGGAGGGGCCGAAATCCGGCTTACGCTCGGGATTACTGGAGATTTCGTCGCGCAGCCCTTCGAACTGGCCGCGCCGGATATTTTCCAGATTGACGCGATCGGGCCGTGCCGCAGCGGATTCGTAGAGATACACCGGGATGTGAAGCCGCTCGGCGATCTCGCGCGCCGTGTGTGTCGCAAGCGCGATGCATTGTTCGATGGTGATGCCGCGGATCGGGATGAACGGAACCACATCCGTCGCGCCGATGCGCGGATGTTCGCCCTGGTGTTTTGTCAGATCGATCGACTTTGCGGCTTCTTCAACGCCGCGGAAGACCGCTTCACCGATCACTTCCGGTGAGCCGACGATCGTCACGACAGCGCGGTTGTGGTCGCCGTCCATCTCATGGCCGAGAAGATAGACGCCGCTGACCGATGTGATCGCTTTCACTATCGCTTCGACGACTTCGGGCCGCCGGCCTTCACTGAAGTTGGGGACGCATTCAACCAGTCGATTCATCTCTGCTCCATGCGAGTTCTCCGCGCTTGAACGTTGCGACACAGAAGTTTACCGCGGTGAAATAGGGAATTTCGCGGTAATCCGCAACGTCATAGACCGCGAAGTCTGCCTGCTTGCCCGGTTCGATCGATCCGAGACGATCCTGACGCCGCAGCGCGCACGCGCCATTGATCGTGGCGGCGGCAATCGCCTCTGCGGGAGTCATCTTCATCTGGGTGCATGCCAGCGACAGGACGAACTGCATATTCAGCGTCGGCGATGTACCCGGATTAAAATCGGTCGCGAGCGCGACGGCTGCGCCGCTATCGATGAGTTGGCGCGCCGGTGCGTAGTGTGTGGCGCCGGTGTTGAACAGCGTCGCCGGAAGCAGGGTGGCGATCACGTTCGAGGCGGCCAGCCTCTCGATATTTTCGGCAGTGATGGCGCCGAGATGGTCGGCCGACGTCGCGCCGATTTCAACGGCGAGTGCGGCGCCGCCCGAAGACTGAAATTCGTCGGCATGAATCTTGATCTGCATGCCGAGAGATTTCGCTTTCGCAAATATGCGCCGGGCTTCCTCCGGCGTGAAAACGCCGGGTTCGACGAAGACATCGCAGAACTCCGCCAGGCGCTTCGCCTGAATCGTTTCCAGATCGTGGAGAACCTCGCCGACGAAAGCCTGCCGGTCTGTAATGAACTCCTGAGGAATGGCGTGGGCTCCAAGGTAGGTCGGCACGACTTCGAGCTGCCCGGCCGACCGCATCGCTTCAAGCATTCGAACCTCGGTGTCCAGATTCAGCCCGTATCCGCTCTTGGCTTCGATTGTGGTGGTGCCGTACTCCAGGAAGCGATCGGCAAACTGCACGCGCAGATCCGGCATGGCGCGCACCGCTTTCACGCTGGATAAAATGCCGCCGCCGCGCGCGAGGATATCCATGTAAGGCGTGCCTTCGATTCGCCATTCGAATTCGTCAGCGCGCGTCCCGGCAAAAACCGCGTGGGTGTGGGAATCGACGAAGCCGGGCAGAACGATTTTGCCGGACGCATCGAAGGCGGGCGCCTTCGTGTCCGGCAACTGGTCGGTTGGACCGGTCCAGTCGATGAATCCGTCGCGAACGGAGATTGCGCCGTCTGCAATGATGGAGAGGTCGCGCAATGCGCGGCCCCGCCGGGGCGCAGGTCCTTTCAGGGTTAGAAGCTGTTTCGCGTGGACGATGTTGAAAGTCATGGCCTGAAGTCCGGAGGTGGACATTCCCCTCCTTTCAAAGGAGGGGTGTCTGCGCCACCAAGAAGAAGATCCCGTTCCTTAGCGGCGCAGACGGGGTGGTTAGTAACTACAAACAAATAAGGTGCGCTGCGCGGTTCCTTGATAACCGCCCCGCCCGCGCGTTCTAACGTTTTGACTGCTCGGGCACCCCGCCTTGAAAAGGCGGGGAATCGGCCACCACCCAAACATCTCTCCGACCGTCACCCCCTCACGGCCTAAATCTTGATCCCCTTGCGCTGCGCAAATTCCTTCGCCTCTTCGTATCCCGCATCCGCATGCCGCGCGACGCCGATACCCGGATCGTTTGTCAACACGCGGTTGAGCCGCTCTGTCATCTCGTCCGTACCATCCGCAACGATCACCTGGCCCGCATGCAGCGAATATCCGATTCCCACCCCGCCGCCATGATGAAACGAAACCCAACTCGCCCCGGATGCGGTATTCAAGAGGGCATTGAGGATCGGCCAGTCGGCGATGGCGTCACTGCCGTCTTTCATGGCTTCAGTCTCCCGATACGGCGATGCGACGGATCCGCAATCGAGATGATCGCGTCCGATAACGATCGGCGCCTCAACCGTGCCCTTCTTCACGAGATCATTGATACGCTCGCCGAATTGCGCACGCTCGCCATAGCCCAACCAGCAGATTCTCGCGGGCAGTCCCTGAAAGTGGACTCTTTCACGGGCGAGGTGAATCCATCGATTCAGGACCTCGTCCTCTGGAAAGAGTTCCAGGACGAGTTCATCAGTGATGGCGATGTCCTTCGGATTGCCTGAAAGCGCGGCCCAGCGGAACGGCCCGCGTCCCTCCGCAAACATCGGCCGGATATAGGCGGGGATGAATCCCGGGAAGTCGTACGCGTTCTTCACACCGCCCTCGAAAGCCATCGTCCGGATGTTGTTTCCGTAGTCGAAGGTGACGGCTCCTTGCTTCTGCATGTCGAGCATCGCCTGGACGTGAATCGCCATCGACTCGATCGCCCGCGCGGTGTAGGCCTTGGGATCGGATTCACGAAGCTTGCCGGCGTCATCAAGTGTCAGTCCTCGCGGGATGTATCCGTTGAGCGGATCGTGCGCGCTCGTCTGATCGGTCAGCACGTCCGGTATGCCGCCCCGCCGCACCATTTCCGGAAGGACGTCGGCGCAGTTGCCCACGAGTCCGACCGAGAGTGCTTTTTTCGCGTCGCGCGCGGCCGTCACGAGCTTCCATGCTTCGTTGAGGGAATCGGTCCAGGTGTCGAGGTATCCGGTATCGATGCGCCGCTGCACGCGCGCGGGATCCACCTCGACCGCCAGAACGGCCGCGCCATTCATCGTTCCTGCAAGCGGCTGCGCTCCGCCCATTCCGCCAAGGCCGCCGGTCAGGAGGATCTTTCCCTCCAGGGAACCGTTGAAGTGTTGGCGCGCCGCCGCCGCAAATGTTTCATACGTTCCTTGAACGATTCCCTGAGTGCCGATATAGATCCAGCTGCCCGCCGTCATCTGTCCGTACATCGTGAGTTGCAACGCTTCCAGGCGATTGAATTCATCGCGAGTCGCCCAGTGCGGCACGAGATTGGCGTTTGCGATCAACACCCGTGGCGAATGCGGAAAGGTGCGAAACACCCCGACCGGTTTTCCGGATTGAATGAGAAGGGTTTCGTCGTTTTCCAGAGCGCGGAGCGCGCGCACAATCGCGTGATAGGCATCCCAGCTGCGCGCCGCCCGGCCGGATCCGCCGTAGACGATGAGTTTCCTCGGATTTTCAGCGACGTCCTCATCGAGGTTGTTCATCAGCATGCGCATTGCGGCTTCCTGATGCCAGCCCTTGCAGCAGATGGCCGTACCGCGGGGGGCCCGTACCGGCGTGTAGTTCATGATGGATCCTCGGCGAGCCGGATGAAGTCCGGTTCATTCATGATGCGAATCATGCGTTCAATATCGGTAGAGAGAACACGATCGAGGGCAACGTGCGGAATGTTTTTGCGGATGTGCGAGTGTGTTGCCTCGATCGAGGCGCTGGATTTCAAGGGCCGCAGATAGTCGATGCCTTGAGCGGCGCACAGAAACTCGATTGCCAGAATCCGCTCCACATTCGTAACAACCTGTTTCAGCTTGAGCGCCGCGCCCATGGCCATCGGCACGTGGTCTTCTTTGTTGCCGGAAGTGGGAATCGAATCCACGGACGCCGGATGCGACAGCACTTTGTTCTCACTGGCAAGCGCGGCGGCGGCGACCTGGGCGATCATGAATCCGGAATTCAATCCCGGCTGATCGGCCAGAAACGGCGGCAGGTCTCCGTATTCTGGATTCAGCAGACGTTCGATGCGCCGCTCCGAGATGTTGGCGAGAACAGACAGCGATATCGCCAGGAAGTCGAACGCCAGCCCCAGGTACTGGCCATGAAAATTGCCGCCGGAAAGAACCTCGCTGGTATCGGCAAAGACCAGGGGATTGTCCGTTGCGCTGTTGATTTCGATGGCCGCCGTCTTCCGCACGTTTTCCAGACACTCGCGCACGGGTCCGTGAACCTGGGGCATGCACCGGAGGCTGTAGGCATCCTGAACACGGCCGCAATCGAGGTGCGACTCGCGGATCTCGCTGCCCCGGAGAAAGCGTGACAGCCTCTCCGCCACCTGAAGCTGCCCGGGATGCGGCCGCGCCTGATGGATTCTCGCGTCGAAAGCGACTGGAGAGCCTTTCAATGCTTCGAGCGACATCGCTCCGGCCAGATCGGCCAGATCCGCAAGTTGCGTGGCTTTCATCGAACTGATGATGCCGGTTGCCAGAGTAACTTGCGTCCCATTTAGCAGAGCCAGGCCTTCCTTCGCCTCCAGGTCCAGAGGCGCGATTCCTATGCCTTCGAACGCTTCGCGTCCGGTGATCCTCGTCGAGGCGCTGAAGACCTCACCCTCGCCGATCAGGACGAGCGCGAGGTGAGCCAGCGGCGCAAGATCGCCGCTGGCGCCGACGCTGCCGCGGCAGGGAATCACCGGGTACACGTGATGGTTCAACAGATCGCAGAGCCGCTCGGCCACCACCGGCCGCGCTCCGGAGAGACCCTTGGCCAGGACATTTGCGCGCAGCAGCATCAATGCGCGGACTTCGATTTCGCTGAAAGGCTCGCCCACTCCGCAGGCGTGGCTGCGGACCAGATTGTGCTGCAGTGGAGTGATCTGGTCGCGGCCGATATGAACGTCCGAAAGCTTGCCGAAGCCGGTCGAAACGCCGTAAACCACGCGGTCGTCGCGGACGATCGTTTCGATGACGGCGAGGGAGCGCGACATCTTTCCGGCGGCGTCCGGATGCAGCGCCACGCGGCGCCGCTCCATCGCGACCTCCAAAACGTTTTCGATTGTCAGAATCTCGCCGTCAATCAACAGCGGAACCATATAAAAGAATCATAGCCGCGATGACCCCGATTGTGTTTAGCTACGCTACCGAAAAGGAGAAGACGTGGGTAAAAGACTCTCTCGCAGAACATTCCTGGGCAGCGCGGCTGCCGCCGCGATCGGTTTCGGAACACCGCTGGGTTCCCTGAGTGGTTACGCGCAAGCCGCGCAGGTTGCGGATGATGGCCGCGATCTCGCGCTCATCAACGGTAAAATTCATACGATGGACGGGAGCAACCGCGTCGTGTCTCAGTTGCTGATCCGGAACGGCCGCTTCGCCGCCGTCGGCAACAATGTTTCCCGTACAGGCAATGTCCGAACCGTCAACCTGATGGGAAAAACCGTCATTCCCGGCATCATCGATGCGCATAACCATATCGTTCTTGTCGGCAACAGACCCGGATGGCACACGCCGCTGGAGCACGTCTTCACGATCCCCGACGCAGTGACGGCTCTCAAAGCGCGCAGCATGGAAGTTCCAGCCGGCGAATTCATCACCACCGTGGGTCCGATCGCCGCAATGCAGTTCGAAGAAAAACGCCTGCCGAACTTGACGGAACTCGACGCGGTGAACCGGCCGGTCTTCATCATCGCGGCCCAAGGCGGCACACGCACGAATACACAGGGGAAGATCTGGTTCGAGGCGAAAGGAATCACCGTTGGAGCGGATGGCGTTCTTGCGGGCAATCAGTCGGGCCTCGCGCTTCAAACCTTGCGGAAAGAGTTGCTGACTCCGGAGACCCGAAAACGAAGTGCTTTCGGAGCACTTCAGTATTACGCGTCGCTCGGCATTACGACCATTCGCGATGCGGGCGCGTTCCATAAAGACGAACCGTCGACCGGCGTTGCCGACGAAAACACCTACACGATGCACAACCCGTTTCTGGCGCTCCACAGTGAAGGGAGGATGCCAACCCGGCTGCGAATTGATTTTCTCCACCAGGACCCGCCGAACGCCAATCCGCCATTGCCAACGTTGTCCCAACGGCTGAAGAACTCATTTCCATTCTTCGGCGATGAGTGGCTCAAGACCGGCGGCATCGGAGAGTTCACCGGAGGCGGCGTCGACGGATTACGCGCGATCGCGAAGGCGGGATGGCGCGCCGAAGACCACGCCCTGAATCTCGCGATGGTTACGAACGAGATTAAAGACCGCGAGACCGTGAACGCGGAGATCCCGATTACCAACCTTCGATGGATCGTTTCCCACATTCCCGAGTTTCCCATCGATCTGGCAAATCGAGCCAACGCCATGGGAATGGGCGTTCTGGTCGGATGGGGACCGCTGCGCACTCTTCCCCGGAATGCCGCGGCCGGCATCAGCCTCGGGCCGCCGTACCGGATGCTGATGAATCACCCGATTCACAAGGGCTATCACTCGGATGGAGGCGATATCACCATCATCAACCCCTGGGTGAATTTCTATACGATCACAACCGGCAAGAACCTCGCAGGAGACCAGATTCTCGGCGACCAGAAGCTGACCCGGCAGGAAACCATGTGGCTCGCCACCACCGCCAACAAATGGTTCATCCGGGAAGACGATATCGGTTCGATCGAGGCGGGAAATCGCGCGGATCTGGCGGTCCTGGACCGGGATTATTTCACCGTGCCGGATGAAGATCTCAAGCGCACGAAGTCGCTGCTGACTGTCGTTGGCGGCAAAGTCGTCCACAATGTGGGAGTTGTGTGATCTTCGTGGCGTGAAAATCCATTATCGGCGATGGTCCTGCAGCAAGTGACCCATCTTCGGAACCACAAGAAGCACAAAATGCGAAGGAACGTCGCGTCTCTCTTGTGCATTTTGTGCTTCTTGTGGTTCCTTCCTCTTATTTTGTGCAAAGGCTAACCCACCACCAATCCGTTAGGATCGGCGCGAAATCCGCCGTACCATTCATTATCAGGATCTTGCCGCATGACTCTAAAGCTGAGCTTCGAAAAAGAGACGGCGTTGGCGATCGCCCGAATCCTGGCTGTCGCGATTCCGGTTATCCTTGGCGTTACGGCCGCGCCCGTGCTTCGTGCTCAGTCTGCCGAAAAATTCGAAGTCGCTTCGGTCAGGCGTGTGGAGATCCCGGCTACCGACAGGGGTGTCCCAGTGTTTCTCCCCACGGGTGGCATAGGCACCTCGGACCCGGGCCGCATTACCTACCACGCTACCTGGCTTATTCCATTGATCGCAGAAGCCTTTGGCGTTCGATCGGACCAGGTTACCGGACCAGCGTGGCTCACCAGAGAACGCTACGACATTGTCGCCAATATTCCCATGGCCGCCACAAAAGACCAGTTCAACCTCATGCTGGGGAATTTGCTCATCGATCGCTTCCGTCTCCGTTTCCATATGGACTCGACGATTCGCCCGATCTATATGTTGCGCGTAGGAAAGAACGGGCCGAAAGTCAAACAGATCAAGCACAGCGCTGACGACCCAACGGCAGCACCCGGTCGAATCGGAGCGCTCGACCCGCAGGGCTGTCCGGTCCTGCCGCCGGCCCGTCAGGGCATCGTCGGCCTGGGAACCGGTCCCGGCGAAATGTGTTGGACGGGGCAAGCCGTCCCAATGGCAGACATTGTGAGATTTATCGAGGGCGAGGGCGCCGGCAGGCCCATCGTGGATGAAACCGGCCTCACGGGCCGCTACGATTTCAAGATTCACCTCCAGACGGTCAACCGCGCCCCTACCCCCGGAGCCGCGCCGGATCCCGCTCCAACCGTCTTCAACTCTGTTGAGGAACAGCTCGGCTTGAAACTGGAGTCCGCTACCCATTCCTTCCCTCAACTCATCATTGATTCCATAGAACGCGAGCCGACAGAAAACTGATATGCGAGCAGGTAGTAAAGATTTTTTGATTTTTTTCAAAATCCGTAAGTGATTGTTAAATATATCTGACGAGGCGACTTTGGAAGTTAGAGGGGGGACAATTGTCGTGCCGCGACAATCTCCTGGGACGGGTCCAAGCACATTGTCGTGCCGCGACAATCTCCTGGGACGGGTCCAAGCACACTGTCGTGCCGCGACAATCTCCTGGGACGGGTCCAAGCACATTGTCGTGCCGCGACAATCTCCTGGGACGGGTCCAAGCACATTGTCGTGCCGCGACAATCTCCTGGGACGGGTCCAAGCACACTGTCGTCTCACGACAATCTCCTGGGACAGGTCCAAGCACATTGTCGTGCCGCGACAATCTCCTGGGACGGGTCCAAGCACACTGTCGTGCCGCGACAATCTCCTGGGACGGGTCCAAGCACACTGTCGTCTCACGACAATCTCCTGAGACAGGTCCAAGCACATTGTCGTCTCGCGACAATCTCCTGAATCTTCTAAAAACGGGGACAGAGAGCAATTTCAGAGGGAAATTACTCACTGTCCCCGTTTCCCGGTTCTCTCGGTGGTTTTCTCGTCCTCTTGAATGTTGATCGTCAGGTTGACGGCTTTCTTCTTCTCGTCCAAATCCTGAATGGGGACCGCCACAAAGTTGAAGAACCCGCGGCTACCGTACATCTTGATTAGTTTGTCGAAATTGTTCC
This window harbors:
- the hutH gene encoding histidine ammonia-lyase, which produces MVPLLIDGEILTIENVLEVAMERRRVALHPDAAGKMSRSLAVIETIVRDDRVVYGVSTGFGKLSDVHIGRDQITPLQHNLVRSHACGVGEPFSEIEVRALMLLRANVLAKGLSGARPVVAERLCDLLNHHVYPVIPCRGSVGASGDLAPLAHLALVLIGEGEVFSASTRITGREAFEGIGIAPLDLEAKEGLALLNGTQVTLATGIISSMKATQLADLADLAGAMSLEALKGSPVAFDARIHQARPHPGQLQVAERLSRFLRGSEIRESHLDCGRVQDAYSLRCMPQVHGPVRECLENVRKTAAIEINSATDNPLVFADTSEVLSGGNFHGQYLGLAFDFLAISLSVLANISERRIERLLNPEYGDLPPFLADQPGLNSGFMIAQVAAAALASENKVLSHPASVDSIPTSGNKEDHVPMAMGAALKLKQVVTNVERILAIEFLCAAQGIDYLRPLKSSASIEATHSHIRKNIPHVALDRVLSTDIERMIRIMNEPDFIRLAEDPS
- the hutI gene encoding imidazolonepropionase, encoding MSTSGLQAMTFNIVHAKQLLTLKGPAPRRGRALRDLSIIADGAISVRDGFIDWTGPTDQLPDTKAPAFDASGKIVLPGFVDSHTHAVFAGTRADEFEWRIEGTPYMDILARGGGILSSVKAVRAMPDLRVQFADRFLEYGTTTIEAKSGYGLNLDTEVRMLEAMRSAGQLEVVPTYLGAHAIPQEFITDRQAFVGEVLHDLETIQAKRLAEFCDVFVEPGVFTPEEARRIFAKAKSLGMQIKIHADEFQSSGGAALAVEIGATSADHLGAITAENIERLAASNVIATLLPATLFNTGATHYAPARQLIDSGAAVALATDFNPGTSPTLNMQFVLSLACTQMKMTPAEAIAAATINGACALRRQDRLGSIEPGKQADFAVYDVADYREIPYFTAVNFCVATFKRGELAWSRDESTG
- a CDS encoding POTRA domain-containing protein gives rise to the protein MVPGQVYNETMLRNNFDKLIKMYGSRGFFNFVAVPIQDLDEKKKAVNLTINIQEDEKTTERTGKRGQ
- the hutU gene encoding urocanate hydratase — translated: MNYTPVRAPRGTAICCKGWHQEAAMRMLMNNLDEDVAENPRKLIVYGGSGRAARSWDAYHAIVRALRALENDETLLIQSGKPVGVFRTFPHSPRVLIANANLVPHWATRDEFNRLEALQLTMYGQMTAGSWIYIGTQGIVQGTYETFAAAARQHFNGSLEGKILLTGGLGGMGGAQPLAGTMNGAAVLAVEVDPARVQRRIDTGYLDTWTDSLNEAWKLVTAARDAKKALSVGLVGNCADVLPEMVRRGGIPDVLTDQTSAHDPLNGYIPRGLTLDDAGKLRESDPKAYTARAIESMAIHVQAMLDMQKQGAVTFDYGNNIRTMAFEGGVKNAYDFPGFIPAYIRPMFAEGRGPFRWAALSGNPKDIAITDELVLELFPEDEVLNRWIHLARERVHFQGLPARICWLGYGERAQFGERINDLVKKGTVEAPIVIGRDHLDCGSVASPYRETEAMKDGSDAIADWPILNALLNTASGASWVSFHHGGGVGIGYSLHAGQVIVADGTDEMTERLNRVLTNDPGIGVARHADAGYEEAKEFAQRKGIKI
- a CDS encoding TIGR03435 family protein, with the protein product MTLKLSFEKETALAIARILAVAIPVILGVTAAPVLRAQSAEKFEVASVRRVEIPATDRGVPVFLPTGGIGTSDPGRITYHATWLIPLIAEAFGVRSDQVTGPAWLTRERYDIVANIPMAATKDQFNLMLGNLLIDRFRLRFHMDSTIRPIYMLRVGKNGPKVKQIKHSADDPTAAPGRIGALDPQGCPVLPPARQGIVGLGTGPGEMCWTGQAVPMADIVRFIEGEGAGRPIVDETGLTGRYDFKIHLQTVNRAPTPGAAPDPAPTVFNSVEEQLGLKLESATHSFPQLIIDSIEREPTEN
- a CDS encoding amidohydrolase family protein, producing MGKRLSRRTFLGSAAAAAIGFGTPLGSLSGYAQAAQVADDGRDLALINGKIHTMDGSNRVVSQLLIRNGRFAAVGNNVSRTGNVRTVNLMGKTVIPGIIDAHNHIVLVGNRPGWHTPLEHVFTIPDAVTALKARSMEVPAGEFITTVGPIAAMQFEEKRLPNLTELDAVNRPVFIIAAQGGTRTNTQGKIWFEAKGITVGADGVLAGNQSGLALQTLRKELLTPETRKRSAFGALQYYASLGITTIRDAGAFHKDEPSTGVADENTYTMHNPFLALHSEGRMPTRLRIDFLHQDPPNANPPLPTLSQRLKNSFPFFGDEWLKTGGIGEFTGGGVDGLRAIAKAGWRAEDHALNLAMVTNEIKDRETVNAEIPITNLRWIVSHIPEFPIDLANRANAMGMGVLVGWGPLRTLPRNAAAGISLGPPYRMLMNHPIHKGYHSDGGDITIINPWVNFYTITTGKNLAGDQILGDQKLTRQETMWLATTANKWFIREDDIGSIEAGNRADLAVLDRDYFTVPDEDLKRTKSLLTVVGGKVVHNVGVV
- a CDS encoding cyclodeaminase/cyclohydrolase family protein, translated to MADSLRPFIDQVAAGTPAPAGGSVAALAGALGASLGQMVIRITKDKKNHTQHAERYNDALDRLAPYASTLLELVDADAAAYGLVLAAYKLPKGSAEREKGVQDGLIRATEIPSRVASCAAEALKVMEDLRSIIYLKVASDLQVGLQMLRSSLRSAIAAMRTNLTEIKDTELRMRYEDMIAGWEQTLRGN